A portion of the Lolium rigidum isolate FL_2022 chromosome 1, APGP_CSIRO_Lrig_0.1, whole genome shotgun sequence genome contains these proteins:
- the LOC124675170 gene encoding cytokinin dehydrogenase 11-like, which produces MMLAYMDHATAAAAEPETMELAVVADAAECAAARDFGGLVSARPAAVVRPASADDVASAIQAAALTAHLTVAARGNGHSVAGQAMADGGLVLDMRAVARRTQMQLVLPSGGGGGAFADVPGGALWEEVLHWAVSNHGLAPASWTDYLRLTVGGTLSNGGVSGQSFRYGPQVSNVAELEVVTGDGQCRVCSPSAHPDLFFAVLGGLGQFGVITRARIPLSPAPQTVKWTRVVYSSFADYAADAEWLVTRPSERAFDYVEGFAFCRNDDPVNGWPSVPIPGGAHFEPSLLPAGAGPVLYCLEVALYQHHHQHPDDVEEVRRQAGEKISVDEMLRPLKYVRGLEFAAEVGYVEFLSRVNRVEEEARRNGSWAAPHPWLNLFISARDIAHFDRAVINGMLADGIDGPMLVYPMLKAKWDPNTSVALPEGEIFYLVALLRFCRPSGTGGPAVGELVEQNAAVVDACRRNGYDFKTYFPSYRAQSDWAAHFGSKWARFVDRKARYDPLAILAPGQKIFPRTPSAGARAIV; this is translated from the exons ATGATGCTCGCGTACATGGaccacgccaccgccgccgccgcggagccgGAGACCATGGAGCTGGCCGTGGTCGCCGACGCGGCGGAGTGCGCGGCGGCGCGGGACTTCGGCGGGCTGGTGAGCGCCCGGCCCGCGGCGGTGGTCCGGCCGGCGAGCGCGGACGACGTGGCCAGCGCCATCCAGGCGGCGGCGCTGACGGCGCACCTGACGGTGGCCGCCCGCGGCAACGGGCACTCGGTGGCCGGGCAGGCCATGGCCGACGGCGGGCTGGTCCTGGACATGCGCGCGGTGGCCCGGCGCACGCAGATGCAGCTCGTGCtgccgagcggcggcggcggcggggccttcGCGGACGTGCCCGGCGGCGCGCTGTGGGAGGAGGTCCTCCACTGGGCCGTGTCGAATCATGGGCTCGCGCCCGCGTCCTGGACGGACTACCTCCGGCTGACCGTCGGCGGCACGCTGTCGAACGGCGGCGTGAGCGGGCAGTCGTTCCGGTACGGCCCGCAGGTGTCGAACGTGGCGGAGCTGGAGGTGGTGACGGGCGACGGGCAGTGCCGGGTGTGCTCCCCGTCCGCCCACCCGGACCTCTTCTTCGCCGTCCTCGGCGGGCTCGGGCAGTTCGGCGTCATCACCCGCGCCCGCATCCCGCTCTCCCCCGCGCCGCAGACG GTGAAGTGGACGCGCGTGGTGTACTCTAGCTTCGCCGACTACGCGGCGGACGCGGAGTGGCTGGTGACGCGGCCGTCGGAGCGGGCGTTCGACTACGTGGAGGGCTTCGCGTTCTGCCGCAACGACGACCCGGTGAACGGGTGGCCGTCGGTGCCCATCCCCGGCGGCGCCCACTTCGAGCCGTCCCTGCTCCCCGCCGGCGCCGGGCCGGTGCTCTACTGCCTTGAGGTGGCCCTGtaccagcaccaccaccagcaTCCCGACGACGTGGAGGAGGTACGTAGGCAGGCAGGCGAGAAAATCTC GGTGGACGAGATGCTGCGGCCGCTCAAGTACGTGCGCGGCCTGGAGTTCGCGGCGGAGGTCGGGTACGTGGAGTTCCTGTCGCGCGTGaaccgggtggaggaggaggcccgccggaaCGGCAGCTGGGCGGCGCCGCACCCCTGGCTCAACCTCTTCATCTCCGCCCGCGACATCGCGCACTTCGACCGCGCCGTCATCAACGGCATGCTCGCCGACGGCATCGACGGGCCCATGCTCGTCTACCCCATGCTCAAGGCCAA GTGGGACCCTAACACGTCGGTGGCGCTGCCGGAGGGCGAGATCTTCTACCTGGTGGCGCTGCTGCGCTTCTGCCGGCCGTCCGGGACGGGCGGCCCGGCGGTGGGCGAGCTGGTGGAGCAGAACGCGGCGGTGGTCGACGCCTGCCGCCGCAACGGCTACGACTTCAAGACCTACTTCCCGAGCTACCGCGCGCAGTCCGACTGGGCGGCCCACTTCGGGTCCAAGTGGGCCCGCTTCGTCGACCGCAAGGCCCGCTACGACCCGCTCGCGATCCTCGCGCCGGGCCAGAAGATCTTCCCCAGGACACCCTCCGCCGGCGCACGGGCCATCGTGTAA